One uncultured Pseudodesulfovibrio sp. genomic window carries:
- a CDS encoding MFS transporter: protein MKTTNSLHASCSPRTIPWKSASSTSNSSTDSAMAANGNNRTLAAVLTGSLFTSLGVGLFAFTIPLLSLDERVSGAWLGTAFAGYYLAKLLVSPLSGMAADRFGPKPVLLLASAVGCIIPLGYFLSPGLTALYAVQVAMGMVTGLVRPVGLAALGGSASGPALSRRFAVHAALFNAAAFAGPILGSLLYTTGVMGPVMIGLSLCLGLSLAATFLLMPREAATSRPAPPKTEPPPSKGRAFSLLLAIGGRSLGIGLTTAFYPIILTEALGRHGPVIAATFAAPGLATFLGLLLTGRFGSKSPDTDRVVLGMLVSAGALYALGECRLLWQFATFGVILGLGAALSIPASMYFASSLSRKQGAVFGAANLASGLGFLLGPLLGGAVVHTLQSPAPGLKVAGLIGALCCLPLLACVFRDQLHWGRGLAWTASGLAAGFLGLMLVLNLSPRLRMEAQEDGLYRFTDVAMGTVVKLTIEAPSRKSATLAARRTMTAMRALQQDFDHRNPRGSIGRINRAAGHSWVKVTPRAFDLLDRALKFSEATGGIFDPTVGALTTSPFYYAMDESVARSKSNLVDYRMVLMDRPGQRVRLKKEGMALDMGGIAKGSIVDAAASLLQKHGVKYGIVEAGGDFRCFGDRDWHVGVRHPRTDAVFQTIPIRDKGVCGSGDYRQFVAPSKKDGRIEHHHIIDPATMDSAHKSIGVTVIADAAELADALATTLFIMGPARGADFLKQYSPKSACIWFLPDRTVAYTDNFPH from the coding sequence ATGAAGACCACGAACAGCCTGCACGCATCCTGTTCGCCCCGGACCATTCCCTGGAAGAGCGCATCTTCAACGAGCAATTCATCCACTGATTCCGCCATGGCCGCCAACGGGAACAACCGCACCCTCGCCGCAGTCCTGACCGGCAGCCTGTTCACCTCCCTGGGCGTGGGGTTGTTCGCCTTCACCATACCGCTGCTCAGCCTGGACGAGCGGGTCAGCGGCGCATGGCTCGGCACGGCCTTTGCCGGATATTATCTGGCCAAGCTTCTGGTTTCACCCCTGTCCGGCATGGCCGCCGACCGCTTCGGCCCCAAGCCGGTCCTGCTCCTGGCCTCGGCCGTCGGCTGCATCATACCGCTGGGCTACTTTCTTTCTCCGGGCCTGACCGCCCTGTACGCGGTGCAGGTGGCCATGGGCATGGTCACCGGCCTGGTCCGTCCCGTAGGCCTTGCCGCTCTGGGCGGCTCGGCGAGCGGCCCGGCTCTGTCCCGCCGGTTTGCGGTCCACGCCGCCCTGTTCAATGCGGCCGCCTTTGCCGGGCCGATCCTCGGCAGTCTGCTCTACACCACCGGGGTCATGGGGCCGGTCATGATCGGCCTGTCCCTGTGCCTGGGGCTGTCTCTGGCCGCCACCTTCCTGCTCATGCCGCGCGAAGCCGCCACCAGCCGCCCGGCACCGCCCAAGACCGAACCGCCCCCTTCCAAGGGGCGCGCCTTCTCCCTGCTCCTGGCCATCGGCGGTCGCAGCCTGGGCATCGGGCTGACCACCGCCTTCTACCCCATCATCCTGACCGAAGCGCTGGGCCGCCACGGACCGGTCATCGCGGCCACCTTTGCCGCGCCCGGATTGGCCACCTTCCTGGGCTTGCTGCTCACGGGCCGATTCGGCAGCAAGAGCCCGGACACGGACCGCGTGGTCCTGGGCATGCTGGTCAGCGCGGGCGCGCTCTATGCACTGGGCGAATGCCGCCTGCTCTGGCAGTTCGCCACCTTCGGCGTGATCCTCGGTCTGGGCGCGGCCCTGTCCATCCCGGCATCCATGTATTTCGCCTCGAGCCTGAGCCGCAAACAGGGGGCCGTGTTCGGCGCGGCCAATCTGGCTTCCGGACTCGGTTTCCTTCTCGGTCCCCTGCTCGGGGGAGCCGTGGTCCACACCCTGCAATCCCCGGCGCCGGGTCTCAAGGTCGCAGGCCTGATCGGCGCGCTCTGCTGCCTGCCGCTGCTGGCCTGCGTCTTCCGCGACCAGCTCCACTGGGGACGGGGCCTGGCCTGGACCGCAAGTGGTCTTGCAGCCGGATTCCTCGGCCTGATGCTGGTCCTGAACCTCTCTCCGAGGCTGCGTATGGAAGCCCAGGAAGACGGACTGTACCGCTTCACCGACGTGGCCATGGGTACGGTGGTCAAGTTGACCATCGAGGCACCGAGCCGCAAGTCGGCCACCCTGGCGGCCCGCCGGACCATGACCGCCATGCGCGCACTGCAACAGGACTTCGACCACCGCAACCCGCGCGGCTCCATCGGCCGAATCAACCGCGCCGCCGGGCACTCCTGGGTCAAGGTCACGCCGCGCGCCTTCGACCTGCTCGACCGTGCGCTCAAATTCAGCGAAGCCACGGGCGGCATCTTCGACCCCACCGTGGGAGCCCTGACCACCTCGCCCTTCTATTACGCCATGGACGAATCCGTGGCCCGGTCCAAGTCCAATCTGGTGGACTACCGCATGGTCCTCATGGACCGGCCCGGCCAGCGGGTGCGCCTCAAGAAGGAAGGCATGGCCCTCGACATGGGCGGCATCGCCAAGGGGTCCATCGTGGACGCGGCAGCCAGCCTGCTGCAAAAACACGGCGTGAAGTACGGCATCGTCGAGGCGGGCGGCGACTTCCGCTGCTTCGGCGACCGCGACTGGCACGTGGGTGTCCGCCACCCGCGCACCGATGCGGTGTTCCAGACCATCCCCATCCGCGACAAAGGCGTGTGCGGCTCGGGCGACTACCGCCAGTTCGTGGCCCCCAGCAAGAAGGATGGCCGCATCGAACACCACCACATCATAGACCCCGCGACCATGGACTCGGCCCACAAATCCATCGGCGTGACCGTCATCGCGGACGCGGCGGAGCTGGCCGACGCCCTGGCCACAACCCTGTTCATCATGGGCCCGGCACGCGGCGCGGACTTCCTCAAACAGTACTCGCCGAAAAGCGCCTGCATCTGGTTTCTGCCCGACCGGACCGTGGCCTACACCGACAATTTCCCGCACTGA
- a CDS encoding NAD kinase codes for MESTLRHIACVASDAPAAQERLAVLKERYPLVPVEEADALVALGGDGFMLRTVHQFLDRKLPIYGMNCGTIGFLLNKFNPDNLIERINAAQEHLLNPLAMTATTLAGDRITALAFNEVAMLRTTQQSAHIRLFINGRKRLDNLVCDGVMVATPAGSTAYNLSAHGPIIPLGSNIMALTPICPFRPRRWNGALLPNTASVEFDILWPGLRPVSATADFLEVRDVAHILVHEDHEQPARILFAPDHSLEERIFNEQFIH; via the coding sequence ATGGAATCCACACTCCGCCATATCGCCTGCGTCGCCTCGGACGCGCCAGCCGCGCAGGAGCGGCTCGCCGTTTTGAAGGAACGCTATCCGCTGGTCCCCGTCGAGGAGGCCGATGCCCTGGTGGCCCTGGGCGGCGACGGGTTCATGCTCCGGACCGTGCACCAGTTCCTGGACCGGAAGCTGCCCATCTACGGCATGAACTGCGGGACCATCGGGTTCCTGCTCAACAAGTTCAACCCGGACAATCTCATCGAACGGATCAACGCGGCCCAGGAACACCTTCTGAACCCGCTGGCCATGACCGCCACCACCCTGGCCGGGGATCGCATCACGGCCCTGGCCTTCAACGAGGTGGCCATGCTGCGCACCACCCAGCAATCCGCGCACATCCGCCTGTTCATCAACGGCAGGAAACGTCTGGACAATCTGGTCTGCGACGGGGTCATGGTCGCCACTCCGGCAGGCTCCACGGCCTACAACCTGTCCGCCCACGGGCCGATCATCCCGCTGGGCTCCAACATCATGGCCCTGACCCCCATCTGCCCCTTCCGACCCCGGCGCTGGAACGGAGCCCTGCTGCCCAACACGGCCAGCGTGGAGTTCGACATCCTCTGGCCGGGCCTGCGGCCGGTCAGCGCCACCGCCGACTTCCTGGAGGTCCGCGACGTGGCCCATATTCTGGTCCATGAAGACCACGAACAGCCTGCACGCATCCTGTTCGCCCCGGACCATTCCCTGGAAGAGCGCATCTTCAACGAGCAATTCATCCACTGA
- the allE gene encoding (S)-ureidoglycine aminohydrolase: MPYPEGFLKNRSEYVPGKYAVITTEGRVFNVVPGIQGCALSILASPKLGANFVQMVGIVSTEGKTTMPYGKAENIETFLFVMSGEGTLKVTVGGKTETLPAGGYIYSPPGKGISFASTGDAPVEILLYKQRFIPHPDPAVQAPWMVTGSIRNIDESLYDSMDNVFVRDLLPVDQAFDMNFHTLAFLPGGCHPFVETHVQEHGMYIYQGEGLYLLDEKWLPVESGDFIWIAPFCKQACYGIGLERMEYIYSKDCHRDEAI, from the coding sequence ATGCCTTATCCCGAAGGCTTTCTGAAAAACCGTTCCGAGTACGTGCCCGGCAAATACGCGGTCATCACCACCGAAGGCCGGGTCTTCAACGTCGTACCGGGCATCCAGGGCTGCGCCCTGTCCATCCTGGCCTCGCCCAAGCTCGGCGCCAACTTCGTGCAGATGGTCGGCATCGTGTCCACCGAGGGCAAGACGACCATGCCCTACGGCAAGGCCGAAAACATCGAGACTTTCCTCTTCGTCATGTCCGGCGAAGGCACCCTCAAGGTCACCGTGGGCGGCAAGACCGAGACCCTGCCCGCCGGAGGCTATATCTATTCGCCCCCGGGCAAGGGCATCTCCTTCGCCTCGACCGGCGACGCCCCGGTGGAGATTCTGCTCTACAAGCAGCGTTTCATCCCCCACCCGGACCCGGCGGTCCAGGCTCCGTGGATGGTCACCGGCTCCATCCGCAACATCGACGAGAGCCTGTACGACTCCATGGACAACGTGTTCGTGCGCGACCTGCTGCCCGTGGATCAGGCCTTTGACATGAACTTCCACACTCTGGCCTTCCTGCCCGGCGGTTGCCACCCGTTCGTGGAAACCCACGTGCAGGAGCACGGCATGTACATCTATCAGGGCGAGGGGCTGTACCTCCTCGACGAAAAATGGCTGCCTGTCGAGTCGGGCGATTTCATCTGGATCGCCCCGTTCTGCAAGCAGGCATGCTACGGCATCGGCCTCGAGCGCATGGAGTATATCTACTCCAAGGACTGCCACCGAGACGAAGCCATCTAA
- the ilvC gene encoding ketol-acid reductoisomerase gives MSDIEFEKIYRDEDVDLSVLDGKTVAIIGYGSQGRAQSMNMRESGVKIIVGAGDRTRHSSWDKAEADGFEVYSIEEAVDKADIVHILLQDPAQPSVYYESIHKHLKPGQTLSFAHGFAILYGTIKPPKDVDVVLFVPNGPGPVTRQKFKDGSGIWGCVSVDQDVSGQARETALAISKAVGSTRVGVVDMTFQHETEGDNYEEQVLYGGTIHLMRTMFNIMVKNGYPRSFAYAKAIRSIRSIIDDIDAVGIEAYLTSRASRTCEFAVRHSGPRVINEQAMEEIFEETERGIFARNWLQEFSLGMPTLNRMRRTWADSDMEKTGKIWRDKFGK, from the coding sequence ATGAGCGACATCGAATTCGAAAAAATCTACCGTGACGAAGACGTGGACCTGTCCGTGCTGGACGGCAAGACCGTGGCCATCATCGGCTACGGCAGCCAGGGCCGCGCCCAATCCATGAACATGCGTGAAAGCGGCGTGAAGATCATCGTGGGCGCGGGCGACCGCACCCGCCACTCCAGCTGGGACAAGGCCGAGGCCGACGGCTTCGAGGTCTACTCCATCGAGGAAGCCGTGGACAAGGCGGACATCGTCCACATCCTGCTCCAGGATCCGGCCCAGCCGTCCGTGTACTACGAGTCCATCCACAAGCATCTCAAGCCCGGCCAGACCCTGAGCTTCGCCCACGGCTTCGCCATCCTGTACGGAACCATCAAGCCGCCCAAGGACGTGGACGTGGTCCTGTTCGTGCCCAACGGCCCCGGCCCGGTCACCCGCCAGAAGTTCAAGGACGGCTCCGGCATCTGGGGCTGCGTGTCCGTGGACCAGGACGTCAGCGGCCAGGCCAGGGAGACCGCCCTGGCCATCTCCAAGGCCGTGGGCTCCACCCGCGTGGGCGTGGTGGACATGACTTTCCAGCATGAGACCGAGGGCGACAACTACGAGGAGCAGGTCCTGTACGGCGGGACCATCCACCTCATGCGGACCATGTTCAACATCATGGTCAAGAACGGCTATCCCCGCTCCTTCGCCTACGCCAAGGCGATCCGGTCCATCCGGTCGATCATCGACGACATCGACGCCGTGGGCATCGAGGCCTACCTGACCTCCCGTGCCAGCCGGACCTGCGAGTTCGCTGTGCGCCACAGCGGACCGCGCGTGATCAACGAGCAGGCCATGGAGGAGATCTTCGAGGAGACCGAACGCGGCATCTTCGCCCGCAACTGGCTCCAGGAATTCTCCCTGGGCATGCCTACCCTGAACCGCATGCGCCGCACCTGGGCGGATTCGGATATGGAAAAAACCGGAAAAATCTGGCGCGACAAGTTCGGAAAGTAG
- a CDS encoding Zn-dependent hydrolase — MTKATLKTDPARLERFLTEIAAFGATPNNGVSRLALSDEDRDARNQLKAWFEAAGCETKIDRMGNMFFVRPGRNRDLPPVLTGSHCDSQPQGGRFDGILGIIGGLEAVCALNDAGVTLERDLIVVNWTNEEGSRFTPGTTGSGVFAGKLDREAMYALTDREGLTFGEELERIGYKGTEDFDPKPLHANFEYHIEQGPVLERQGKTIGVPKGIVCLRWYDVEITGVPNHAGPTPMNERKDTVYAFARMASDIFEIGLGSDNVVATVGEVHPSPNSRNVIAGNLHFTIDVRGWDEEETDRVCADIEKAIHTHAEVTGTTVDINKTWEVERAPFNPQLVSMIHETAGELDLPALDMVSGASHDTVYINQFAPSAMIFVPSIGGRSHAEVEETSWADCAAGADVLLNCIIKTCNDPEGVEYA; from the coding sequence ATGACCAAGGCGACATTGAAAACCGACCCCGCGCGGCTTGAACGGTTCCTGACCGAGATCGCCGCCTTTGGGGCGACCCCAAACAACGGCGTGAGCCGTCTGGCCCTGAGCGACGAGGACCGTGACGCCCGCAACCAGCTCAAGGCATGGTTCGAGGCAGCGGGCTGCGAAACGAAGATCGACCGCATGGGCAACATGTTCTTTGTCCGGCCGGGCAGGAACCGCGACCTGCCGCCCGTCCTGACCGGCTCCCACTGCGACTCCCAGCCGCAGGGCGGCCGCTTCGACGGCATCCTCGGCATCATCGGCGGGCTGGAGGCGGTCTGCGCCCTGAACGACGCGGGCGTAACCCTCGAGCGCGACCTGATCGTGGTCAACTGGACCAACGAGGAAGGCAGCCGCTTCACTCCGGGCACCACCGGTTCCGGCGTGTTCGCGGGCAAACTCGACCGCGAGGCCATGTACGCCCTGACCGACCGCGAGGGGCTGACCTTCGGCGAAGAGCTTGAGCGCATCGGCTACAAGGGAACGGAGGATTTTGATCCCAAACCGCTGCACGCCAACTTCGAGTACCACATCGAGCAGGGACCGGTACTGGAACGTCAGGGCAAGACCATCGGCGTACCCAAGGGCATCGTCTGCCTGCGCTGGTACGACGTGGAGATCACCGGCGTGCCCAACCACGCGGGCCCCACGCCCATGAACGAGCGCAAGGATACGGTCTACGCCTTTGCCCGCATGGCCTCGGACATCTTCGAGATCGGCCTGGGCTCGGACAACGTGGTGGCCACCGTGGGCGAGGTCCATCCTTCCCCCAACTCGCGCAACGTCATCGCAGGGAACCTCCACTTCACCATCGACGTGCGCGGCTGGGACGAGGAAGAGACCGACCGTGTCTGTGCGGACATCGAGAAGGCCATCCACACCCACGCCGAAGTCACCGGGACCACCGTGGACATCAACAAGACCTGGGAAGTGGAGCGCGCGCCCTTCAACCCCCAGCTGGTTTCCATGATTCACGAAACCGCCGGGGAGCTGGACCTGCCCGCCCTGGACATGGTCTCGGGCGCGTCCCACGACACCGTGTATATCAACCAGTTCGCCCCCAGCGCCATGATCTTCGTGCCCTCCATCGGAGGCCGGAGCCATGCCGAGGTTGAGGAGACCTCCTGGGCGGACTGCGCGGCCGGAGCCGACGTGCTCCTGAACTGCATCATCAAGACCTGCAACGACCCGGAAGGCGTGGAATACGCCTAG
- the allB gene encoding allantoinase AllB — MFDLVLENARLVLEDGTRDCVVGIKDGEVARIDEPGTHLEGEQVLDCAGKLVMPGFIDLHVHFNEPGLTRREDYFTGSSSAAAGGVTLFADMPLSNEPYTLSEAAVRDKFERAAKGSVVDYAIWAGLVEDNTEEMAPMAEAGAYGFKMFTCDGGAGFPMPEPETMQRGFAQARKLGSFVGVHCEDQAVMDRITAEDHSDKDEIGRFLAVHCPEAEIEATRKVIGLSEETGGHLHVCHASLPEVVDMVAEAKGRGVPVTVETCPQYLLCTTDDLRRIGGRLKCTPPVRSARDVEGMWRRIEDGAVDFIGTDHSPAETFEKERDSFDQCWGGLNGVQFLFPLLHTEGVIRRGLSPELLVRLYSAEPARFIGQYPRKGTLQEGSEATFVIFDPKAEWTIRAEDLLTKHRQTPYAGLSCVGRVEQTWLRGEMVCRFDSDTGKHRLTGHAGSGKPVTPVNNKGK; from the coding sequence ATGTTTGATCTCGTACTCGAAAACGCCCGTCTGGTTCTCGAAGACGGTACCCGCGACTGCGTTGTGGGCATCAAGGACGGCGAGGTCGCCCGCATCGACGAGCCCGGCACCCACCTTGAGGGCGAACAGGTCCTCGACTGCGCGGGCAAGCTGGTCATGCCCGGCTTCATCGACCTGCACGTGCATTTCAACGAACCGGGACTGACCCGGCGCGAAGACTATTTCACCGGGTCCTCCTCGGCCGCTGCGGGCGGCGTGACCCTGTTCGCGGACATGCCCCTGTCCAACGAACCGTACACTCTGAGCGAGGCCGCCGTGCGCGACAAGTTCGAGCGCGCGGCCAAGGGTTCGGTGGTGGATTACGCCATCTGGGCCGGACTGGTGGAGGACAACACGGAAGAAATGGCCCCCATGGCCGAAGCCGGGGCGTACGGTTTCAAGATGTTCACCTGCGATGGCGGGGCTGGCTTCCCCATGCCCGAACCCGAGACCATGCAACGCGGCTTTGCCCAGGCCCGCAAGCTCGGCTCCTTTGTCGGCGTCCACTGCGAGGACCAGGCGGTCATGGACCGCATCACGGCCGAAGACCACAGCGACAAGGACGAAATCGGACGCTTCCTCGCGGTGCACTGCCCAGAGGCCGAGATCGAGGCCACGAGAAAGGTCATCGGCCTGAGCGAGGAGACCGGCGGACACCTGCACGTCTGCCACGCCAGTCTGCCCGAGGTGGTGGACATGGTCGCCGAGGCCAAGGGACGCGGGGTTCCGGTCACTGTGGAGACCTGCCCGCAGTACCTTTTGTGCACCACCGACGACCTGCGCCGCATCGGCGGGCGGCTCAAATGCACCCCGCCCGTCCGCTCTGCCAGGGACGTGGAGGGCATGTGGCGGCGCATCGAGGACGGGGCCGTGGACTTCATCGGCACGGACCATTCTCCGGCCGAGACCTTCGAGAAGGAGCGCGACTCCTTTGACCAATGCTGGGGCGGCCTCAACGGCGTCCAGTTCCTCTTCCCCCTGCTCCACACCGAAGGCGTGATCCGGCGGGGATTGTCCCCGGAACTGCTGGTCCGGCTGTATAGCGCCGAACCCGCACGCTTCATCGGCCAGTATCCGCGCAAGGGCACCCTCCAGGAGGGCAGCGAGGCGACTTTCGTGATCTTCGACCCCAAGGCCGAGTGGACCATCCGGGCCGAGGATCTTCTGACCAAGCACAGGCAGACCCCCTATGCCGGGTTGTCCTGCGTCGGCCGCGTGGAACAGACGTGGCTGCGGGGCGAGATGGTCTGCCGATTCGATTCGGATACGGGCAAGCACCGGCTGACCGGCCACGCCGGTTCCGGCAAACCGGTGACTCCCGTGAACAACAAAGGGAAATGA
- a CDS encoding aspartate/glutamate racemase family protein, whose amino-acid sequence MRILLINPNSSPAMTRTIADAGKAVAAPGTEIVGCCPPGSPLSIEGHSDGVLAAFHTLKLVEESGLADGYVLACFDDTGVDAVRERVAGPVLGIGEAAMHAATMLACRFSILTSLERSVPILEDNADRYGLAARCRGVHAAQLPVLSFEDGDSAYAVLRDAAREVLRKDRSDALVLGCGGMAHLAPRLAEELGAPVVEGVACAIKFVESLVSLNLKTSKTGGYAYPLAKTPVSNGEPHV is encoded by the coding sequence ATGCGCATCCTGCTCATCAACCCCAATTCCAGCCCGGCCATGACCCGGACCATCGCGGACGCGGGCAAGGCCGTGGCCGCGCCCGGCACCGAGATCGTCGGCTGCTGCCCGCCCGGCTCGCCCCTGTCCATTGAAGGCCACTCGGACGGTGTGCTGGCCGCCTTCCACACCCTCAAGCTGGTGGAAGAGAGCGGTTTGGCGGACGGGTATGTCCTGGCCTGCTTCGACGACACGGGTGTGGACGCGGTGCGCGAGAGAGTCGCCGGGCCGGTGCTCGGCATCGGCGAGGCCGCCATGCACGCGGCCACCATGCTGGCCTGCAGATTTTCCATCCTGACCTCCCTGGAACGGTCAGTGCCCATTCTCGAAGACAACGCCGACCGCTACGGGCTGGCCGCCCGCTGCCGGGGCGTGCACGCGGCACAACTGCCGGTCCTGTCCTTCGAGGACGGCGACTCCGCCTATGCGGTCCTGCGCGACGCGGCCCGCGAGGTCCTGAGAAAGGACCGCTCCGACGCGCTGGTCCTGGGGTGCGGAGGCATGGCCCATCTGGCCCCGAGGCTGGCCGAGGAACTCGGTGCGCCCGTGGTCGAGGGCGTGGCCTGCGCCATAAAGTTCGTGGAATCCCTCGTCTCCCTGAACCTCAAGACGAGCAAGACCGGCGGGTATGCATACCCTCTGGCCAAAACGCCGGTATCCAATGGAGAACCCCATGTTTGA
- a CDS encoding ABC transporter permease — protein sequence MNTTGKRPKSFYFLSAFFALFILFLYGPTLTIGILSFQGPSGGLTFPMNGVSLHWYFKLFETQAVGDFGGSLTRSLLLALAVMVTTVVISLSAGMAFRKKFKGSGVLFYLTVVSLIIPSILISLGIGLLFNQAGVEPTWYGSAFGAHLTWTLPFGLLIMFAVFNRFDKSFEAAATDMCATPFQTLRFVVIPLILPSLVGVGLFGFTLSYDEFARTIMTSGSQNTLPLEIFGMTTNVTTPVLYALGTLTTLISFVAIVGTLCTLSLLKRRRSRIQAG from the coding sequence ATGAATACCACCGGCAAACGACCGAAGAGCTTCTACTTCCTGTCCGCGTTCTTCGCCCTGTTCATTCTCTTCCTGTACGGGCCCACCCTGACCATCGGCATCCTGTCGTTCCAGGGGCCGTCAGGCGGCCTGACCTTCCCCATGAACGGCGTGTCCCTACACTGGTACTTCAAGCTGTTCGAAACCCAGGCCGTGGGCGACTTCGGGGGCTCTCTGACCCGGTCCCTGCTCCTGGCCCTGGCGGTCATGGTCACCACCGTGGTCATTTCGCTCTCGGCGGGCATGGCCTTCCGCAAGAAATTCAAGGGCAGCGGCGTGCTCTTCTACCTGACCGTGGTCAGCCTGATCATCCCGTCCATCCTCATCAGCCTGGGCATCGGCCTGCTCTTCAACCAGGCGGGCGTGGAGCCCACATGGTACGGCTCGGCCTTCGGGGCGCACCTGACCTGGACTTTGCCCTTCGGCCTGCTGATCATGTTCGCGGTCTTCAACCGGTTCGACAAATCCTTCGAGGCCGCGGCCACGGACATGTGCGCCACCCCGTTCCAGACCCTGCGCTTCGTGGTCATCCCGCTGATCCTGCCGAGCCTCGTGGGCGTCGGCCTGTTCGGCTTCACCCTGTCCTACGACGAGTTCGCCCGCACGATCATGACCTCGGGCTCACAGAACACCCTGCCGCTCGAGATATTCGGCATGACCACCAACGTGACCACGCCCGTGCTCTACGCGCTCGGCACCCTGACCACGCTCATCTCGTTCGTGGCCATCGTCGGCACCCTGTGCACCCTCAGCCTGCTCAAGCGCCGCCGCAGCCGCATCCAGGCCGGCTAG
- a CDS encoding ABC transporter permease has protein sequence MTQSRSSYLQAFPLFAIMLIFLVIPTLMIVVVSFWDYNSFSIIPDFIWDNYDFLLTSSVTWRAYGTTFFYALTSWALTLVIGFTAAYYMAFHLRTTKSQTICFLLATIPFLTSNIIRMISWIPLLGRNGLVNQALLSMGLIDNPLEFLLYSDFSVILAFVHLYTLFMVVPIFNSMMRIDRKLIEAAIDAGASPLQVLTQVIIPLSKSGITIGTIFVFTLVMGDFITVRLMSGGLSASVGVLIYNEITLLQYPAAAAGAVTLLLTVLMMLAILFRFANIREDL, from the coding sequence ATGACGCAATCCCGCTCTTCATATCTCCAGGCGTTTCCCCTGTTCGCCATCATGCTGATCTTCCTGGTCATCCCGACCCTGATGATCGTGGTGGTCAGCTTCTGGGACTACAACTCCTTTTCGATCATCCCGGACTTCATCTGGGACAACTACGATTTCCTGCTGACCTCGTCGGTCACCTGGCGGGCGTACGGCACGACCTTCTTCTACGCCCTGACCTCCTGGGCGCTGACGCTGGTCATCGGCTTCACCGCGGCCTACTACATGGCCTTCCACCTGCGCACGACCAAGTCCCAGACCATTTGCTTCCTGTTGGCGACCATCCCGTTTCTGACGTCCAACATCATCCGCATGATCTCGTGGATTCCCCTGCTCGGACGCAACGGACTGGTCAACCAGGCGCTGCTGTCCATGGGCCTCATCGACAATCCGCTCGAATTTCTGCTCTATTCGGATTTTTCGGTGATCCTGGCCTTTGTCCACCTGTACACCCTGTTCATGGTCGTACCCATCTTCAACTCCATGATGCGCATCGACCGCAAGCTCATCGAGGCGGCCATCGACGCCGGAGCCTCGCCCCTCCAGGTGCTGACCCAGGTGATCATCCCCCTGTCCAAATCCGGCATCACCATCGGAACCATCTTCGTCTTCACCCTGGTCATGGGCGACTTCATCACCGTGCGCCTGATGTCCGGCGGGCTGTCCGCTTCGGTAGGCGTGCTCATCTACAACGAGATCACCCTGCTGCAGTACCCGGCGGCGGCCGCCGGGGCCGTGACCCTGCTGCTCACGGTCCTGATGATGCTCGCCATCCTCTTCCGTTTCGCCAACATCCGCGAAGACCTCTAA